A genome region from Magnolia sinica isolate HGM2019 chromosome 8, MsV1, whole genome shotgun sequence includes the following:
- the LOC131253671 gene encoding uncharacterized protein LOC131253671: MMSTNKVLVLCRFGGDFIWESNQVYYKGGKNRIVYVDRAVNYLKILSEVCGICKSNDISSIEYKYPCLDLDSLVPIENDNDVSNMIEAFPQSSEPIQLFVFCAQNLSIPNTIHSNLLQNDDNGDNQALWKELHESNETLAPLSHNTNSNNNDVPKASNELHEMDGLLMKNQEPPCGMVVNEMPKMILALKGGQEFVDANAFHKALREYSIRSYFEYKRTRSGNGHFQAKCSNDGCSWRINACKLPDKPTYKIKSLKGNHTCKAANESTMSITTTHRQANRKWIVGLVKDRLLKKLRCTPKNIVDEISREYGIKVSYDKVWRGKELALKEIHSEQSVPE; the protein is encoded by the exons ATGATGTCCACGAACAAGGTGCTGGTACTCTGTAGATTTGGGGGTGACTTCATTTGGGAATCTAACCAGGTTTATTACAAGGGAGGCAAAAACCGCATTGTTTATGTTGATCGAGCGGTCAATTACCTCAAGATTTTATCTGAAGTGTGTGGGATTTGTAAGTCGAACGACATTAGCAGCATCGAATACAAATATCCTTGTTTAGATTTGGATTCACTTGTGCCGATTGAAAATGACAACGATGTATCAAATATGATAGAAGCATTTCCTCAAAGCAGCGAGCCTATTCAGCTCTTTGTTTTTTGTGCCCAAAACCTTTCAATCCCCAATACGATTCACAG TAATCTATTGCAGAATGATGATAATGGAGATAATCAAGCATTGTGGAAGGAATTACATGAAAGCAATGAAACACTGGCACCTTTATCACATAATACTAATTCTAATAACAATGATGTTCCAAAGGCATCAAATGAGTTGCATGAAATGGATGGCTTGTTGATGAAAAATCAAGAACCGCCTTGTGGGATGGTTGTAAATGAGATGCCGAAAATGATATTGGCTTTAAAAGGTGGCCAAGAATTTGTAGATGCAAATGCTTTCCACAAGGCTTTGAGGGAGTACAGCATACGTTCATATTTCGAATACAAGCGAACCAGGTCAGGCAATGGCCATTTTCAGGCGAAATGCAGTAACGATGGTTGTTCATGGCGCATAAATGCATGTAAGCTTCCTGACAAGCCTACATACAAGATAAAATCTTTGAAGGGTAACCATACTTGTAAAGCTGCAAATGAATCAACAATGTCAATCACAACAACGCATCGACAAGCCAATAGGAAATGGATTGTTGGTTTAGTCAAGGACCGACTTCTAAAAAAATTGCGATGtacacccaaaaatattgtcgaTGAGATTAGTCGAGAATATGGGATAAAAGTAAGCTATGACAAAGTTTGGAGGGGTAAAGAGCTTGCGCTAAAAGAGATACACTCTGAACAATCCGTCCCAGAATAA